One genomic region from Chlamydia poikilotherma encodes:
- a CDS encoding DNA-binding protein: MKVCLRACLCVFQFYLIMSIGVVSAAPTQQLSFGHHCADLHTVLNSGTDCDEAFSAFVERIISEKTVLSPRDWETIASLTRQYVQVKIKQDGRSTSKDIVRKLLSVVTIPPHIRSQIRLAWQRLNPDSVSLRDLITQFHNIDSGRETLEDNLLLQLYSMTLHSSYEDRKQEILVMKERGNYDEALRLCDKLSHSVEAGTCSPHPDVIDIEKIFLRKIVLGLEIEKAREAKASCESLLLPYCQAEKDYAHAIDKLVLRIAKGEVQRAHEVDVLLLAHALYTLPWDQEEGIRELEVLIDHGNYLQSTLLYYGYFSLLEIYHQIKNLSAMQRLLVAGESIFVLEHAYFPEYSFFLGCYSYEKQDFIKSREIFLSTLDHSARLGVTLARVYEYLGCISCRQQKYDDAENFFLRAYKSWSREEAGLGLFLIYALQKKIDSCKEFTSKSRFSFLHRKILKSLDALFIKEDHGSSSNVVKVCESLSGNSRMSIEDLYHYFIYDMIKHCGIHNDSPILSLIDLHIDLAEQNYLENAKERVGDSEYSRALTLWLAFRRGELMKEVSSTGEIDPSVSLEDLAKCCFVSLYYRNAQSCALLTRVFSQERSSLQSTIRLVWALTRKCSENLDLYCDNLDLRLYGDRLYLLAYDIEDYLSGKDTALCHLSRFQELFPHSSLLSLVYYLQGYVESSLIRKISWFIKALNEFSEVTLSGENAKAWTYIYYTLKLDLADAYLAFGNTSRAIEVFEEIKGDWQTPKHPQVILIEEITNRVAMEMRWVSGLACAYEKLNEKEKLAQHLLDHIEKRLLEMSPRREYFGEMLTTTLSLCERFLPLNGSDSTIG, from the coding sequence ATGAAAGTATGTCTTCGCGCATGTCTATGCGTTTTTCAATTTTATTTAATTATGAGTATAGGAGTTGTCAGTGCTGCTCCAACTCAGCAGTTGTCTTTCGGCCATCATTGTGCAGATCTACATACAGTATTGAATTCGGGAACCGATTGTGATGAAGCTTTTTCAGCATTTGTAGAACGTATAATTTCTGAAAAAACAGTGTTATCTCCTAGAGATTGGGAAACTATAGCATCGCTAACGCGCCAGTATGTACAGGTGAAAATAAAACAAGATGGTAGATCAACCAGTAAAGATATAGTAAGAAAATTATTATCCGTAGTTACAATTCCTCCTCATATCAGATCTCAAATACGTCTTGCTTGGCAGAGATTGAATCCTGATAGTGTTTCTCTTAGAGATTTGATAACGCAATTTCATAATATTGACAGTGGTAGAGAAACCCTAGAAGATAATCTTCTTCTTCAGCTCTATAGTATGACTTTACACAGTAGTTATGAGGATCGAAAACAAGAGATTCTCGTAATGAAGGAACGAGGAAATTACGACGAGGCTTTAAGACTGTGTGATAAACTTTCTCATAGTGTTGAAGCAGGTACGTGTAGTCCCCATCCTGATGTTATTGATATAGAGAAGATTTTTTTAAGGAAAATAGTCTTAGGGTTGGAAATTGAAAAAGCACGAGAGGCTAAGGCTTCCTGTGAATCTTTATTATTGCCCTATTGTCAGGCTGAAAAAGATTACGCGCACGCTATTGATAAATTGGTATTGAGGATAGCAAAGGGAGAAGTACAGCGTGCTCATGAAGTTGATGTACTTCTTCTTGCTCATGCTTTGTATACGCTTCCATGGGATCAAGAAGAAGGCATTCGCGAATTAGAAGTCCTTATAGATCATGGAAACTATTTACAATCGACATTACTTTATTATGGCTACTTTTCATTATTAGAAATCTATCATCAGATCAAAAATCTCTCAGCTATGCAGCGACTATTAGTTGCTGGAGAATCTATATTTGTTTTGGAACATGCTTATTTCCCAGAATATAGTTTCTTCCTGGGTTGCTATAGCTATGAAAAACAAGACTTCATAAAATCTCGAGAAATTTTCTTATCTACTTTAGATCATTCTGCTAGATTGGGAGTGACTTTAGCTCGAGTATATGAATATTTAGGATGTATTTCTTGCCGACAACAAAAGTATGATGATGCTGAGAATTTTTTTCTTAGGGCTTATAAAAGTTGGAGTCGTGAAGAGGCGGGTTTAGGATTGTTTCTTATTTATGCTCTTCAAAAAAAAATTGATTCTTGTAAAGAGTTCACCTCTAAATCTCGTTTTTCATTTCTACACCGTAAGATTCTCAAATCTCTAGATGCGTTATTTATAAAAGAAGATCATGGATCTTCATCTAATGTTGTTAAGGTCTGTGAATCATTGAGTGGTAACAGTAGAATGTCTATTGAGGATCTTTATCACTATTTTATCTATGATATGATAAAGCATTGTGGGATTCATAACGATAGTCCTATACTTTCCCTCATTGACCTGCACATAGATCTCGCCGAACAAAATTATTTAGAAAACGCCAAAGAAAGAGTGGGGGATAGTGAATATAGTAGAGCTTTAACTTTATGGTTGGCATTTCGTCGTGGGGAACTAATGAAGGAAGTATCTTCTACAGGTGAAATAGATCCATCTGTATCCCTAGAAGATCTTGCGAAATGTTGTTTTGTTTCTCTATACTATAGAAATGCGCAATCTTGCGCATTGTTAACAAGAGTCTTTTCTCAAGAACGTTCTTCGTTACAGTCTACTATTAGATTAGTTTGGGCATTAACGAGAAAGTGTAGTGAGAATCTTGATCTCTATTGCGATAATCTGGATCTTCGTTTGTATGGAGATCGATTGTATCTTCTTGCCTATGATATAGAAGACTATCTTTCGGGAAAAGATACCGCTCTATGCCATTTATCTCGTTTTCAAGAACTCTTCCCTCATTCTTCACTATTATCTTTGGTTTATTATCTTCAAGGGTATGTGGAATCCTCACTAATTAGGAAAATTAGTTGGTTTATAAAAGCTTTAAATGAATTTTCAGAAGTCACATTATCTGGAGAAAATGCTAAAGCTTGGACATATATATACTATACTTTGAAGTTAGATCTTGCTGATGCTTATCTCGCTTTTGGAAATACTTCACGCGCTATTGAGGTTTTTGAAGAGATAAAAGGAGATTGGCAAACACCTAAGCACCCACAGGTAATCCTTATTGAAGAAATTACCAATCGCGTAGCTATGGAAATGCGTTGGGTATCGGGACTTGCTTGCGCTTATGAGAAACTTAATGAAAAAGAAAAGCTAGCTCAACATCTTCTAGATCATATTGAAAAAAGATTACTCGAAATGTCTCCGCGACGAGAATATTTCGGAGAGATGTTAACCACAACGCTTTCTCTTTGTGAACGTTTCCTTCCTTTAAATGGCAGCGACAGCACGATAGGCTGA
- a CDS encoding histone, which yields MALKDTAKKMRDLLESIQQDLDKAERGNKAAAQRVRTDSIKLEKIAKLYRKESIKAEKSGLMKRKPATKAKKATAAKKPAKSAPKPKAKVKAKPKAKAAPKVKAKAPAKKTPAKAKAKKISKSRSLRK from the coding sequence ATGGCGCTAAAAGATACGGCAAAAAAAATGAGAGATCTGTTGGAAAGTATCCAACAAGACTTAGACAAAGCCGAAAGAGGAAATAAAGCAGCAGCTCAGCGAGTACGCACTGACTCTATCAAATTAGAGAAGATTGCTAAGCTGTATAGAAAAGAATCGATCAAAGCTGAAAAGTCTGGCTTGATGAAACGCAAGCCTGCGACAAAAGCTAAAAAAGCTACTGCCGCTAAAAAACCTGCAAAATCTGCACCTAAGCCTAAGGCAAAAGTAAAAGCTAAACCAAAAGCTAAAGCAGCTCCTAAAGTAAAAGCTAAAGCCCCTGCAAAAAAGACTCCAGCAAAAGCAAAAGCAAAAAAAATCTCTAAATCTCGCTCCCTAAGAAAATAA
- the rlmD gene encoding 23S rRNA (uracil(1939)-C(5))-methyltransferase RlmD, producing MPTVMNCKHLGICGGCSSPQTAYADSLKTKEHLLHKLFSPIFPSSEILPVIPCDPILRGRNKMEFSFFQTNEGKKSLGFITPTKPKQGVPITECLMIHEHAVDILNLTRTWWDNHPELTAYYPPFNKGSLCTLTVRIGNPKQTLMVILTTSAREEYAVKEKLIEEWKNVLINSNLPIISIVWEERVSAKNAPTYFRSHLIHGEPFIKQTLTLPKDGNSGVFHVYPRSFFQPQSLQGAKIIEIAKEFMNPQGSETLLDLYCGAGTIGIMLSAYVKKVIGVEIVPDAIDSAKENILINKKENLIEVHLEDVKTFCRRHQDCPPPDVVIIDPPRCGMQNKVLKYLLRIFPKKIIYISCNPKIQFEECCSLISAGYCIKKIQPLDQFPHSPHLENIILLEREDNL from the coding sequence ATGCCTACAGTAATGAATTGTAAACATCTAGGCATTTGTGGAGGATGTTCCTCTCCTCAGACTGCCTATGCTGATTCTTTAAAAACTAAAGAACACCTTTTACATAAACTTTTTTCTCCTATTTTTCCTTCTTCAGAAATTCTTCCTGTGATTCCTTGCGATCCAATATTGCGAGGGAGAAATAAGATGGAGTTCTCATTTTTTCAAACAAATGAAGGAAAGAAAAGTCTAGGATTCATTACGCCTACAAAACCTAAACAAGGTGTTCCTATTACAGAATGTCTCATGATTCATGAACACGCTGTCGATATTCTAAATCTTACTCGCACTTGGTGGGATAATCATCCTGAACTTACAGCTTACTATCCTCCTTTTAATAAGGGTTCTCTTTGTACTCTTACTGTGCGTATCGGAAATCCAAAACAGACACTCATGGTTATTTTAACAACATCGGCAAGAGAAGAATATGCTGTTAAAGAAAAACTTATTGAGGAATGGAAAAATGTTCTTATAAATTCTAACCTCCCTATTATCTCCATCGTTTGGGAAGAAAGAGTCAGCGCAAAAAATGCTCCGACATATTTCCGTTCTCACTTAATTCATGGAGAACCATTTATTAAACAAACATTAACACTCCCCAAAGATGGTAATTCTGGAGTGTTTCACGTGTATCCTAGAAGCTTCTTTCAACCGCAAAGTCTTCAAGGAGCAAAAATTATTGAAATTGCTAAAGAGTTTATGAATCCACAAGGATCCGAAACATTACTGGATCTCTATTGTGGCGCAGGAACTATAGGTATTATGCTCTCTGCCTACGTAAAAAAGGTTATAGGAGTAGAAATTGTCCCAGATGCTATAGATTCTGCAAAAGAAAATATCTTAATAAATAAAAAAGAAAATCTCATCGAAGTACATTTAGAAGATGTAAAAACATTTTGTAGAAGACATCAAGACTGTCCTCCTCCTGATGTCGTTATTATTGACCCTCCACGTTGTGGAATGCAGAATAAAGTTCTTAAATATCTTCTGAGAATTTTTCCAAAAAAAATTATTTACATCTCTTGCAATCCTAAAATACAGTTTGAGGAATGTTGTAGTTTAATTTCTGCAGGTTATTGTATTAAAAAAATTCAACCTTTGGATCAATTTCCCCATTCTCCGCACTTAGAAAATATTATTTTGCTAGAAAGGGAAGATAACCTCTAG
- the yajC gene encoding preprotein translocase subunit YajC, giving the protein MLSRLFMCFLFLLSSSSLLADEEGTQVKSTFAQPAVMLGIAILFFYFILWRPEQKRRKAMEKRKNELAKGDKVTAMGILGTIDEIREHTVILNVTSGKIEILKAAISEILKPDGTKA; this is encoded by the coding sequence ATGTTATCTCGTTTATTCATGTGTTTTTTATTTCTGTTGAGTTCGTCATCTCTCCTTGCGGATGAAGAAGGCACTCAAGTAAAAAGTACTTTTGCTCAACCCGCTGTAATGCTAGGCATTGCCATTTTGTTCTTTTACTTCATTTTATGGCGTCCGGAACAAAAACGTAGAAAAGCTATGGAAAAACGCAAAAATGAACTTGCGAAAGGCGATAAAGTTACCGCTATGGGGATTCTAGGAACTATTGATGAAATCCGAGAACATACTGTAATTCTTAACGTTACCTCTGGGAAAATCGAAATACTAAAAGCAGCGATTTCTGAAATTTTAAAGCCTGATGGAACTAAAGCATAA
- the nqrF gene encoding NADH:ubiquinone reductase (Na(+)-transporting) subunit F produces the protein MTWLSGLYFISIASLVFCVIGLILSGIILISRKFLVKIHPCKLKINDDDSLTKTVDSGHTLLSSLLDSGIPIPSPCGGKATCKQCKVKIVKNADQPLETDHATFSKQQLEQGWRLSCQTKVQHDMCLEIEERYLNASSWEGTVVSNDNVATFIKELVVSVSPEHPIPFKPGGYLQISVPAYKTNTSDWKPTMAPEYYSDWEHFNLFDRTIDNSLLELDSANKAYSLASYPAELPLIKFNIRIATPPFINNTPNPEIPWGICSSYIFSLKPGDKINVSGPYGESFMKENNRPLIFLIGGAGSSFGRSHILDLLLDKHSTRDITLWYGARSLKENIYQEEYEKLEKNFSNFHYHLVLSEPLPEDIASGWDKNNPEKTNFLFRAFELGQLSKLSNPEDYLYYVCGPPLHNSSILKLLDNYGVERSSIVLDDFGS, from the coding sequence ATGACTTGGCTTTCAGGCCTATATTTCATCAGCATTGCTAGTTTAGTATTTTGTGTTATAGGTTTGATACTTTCTGGGATCATTCTTATTTCCCGCAAATTCCTAGTTAAGATTCATCCTTGCAAGCTAAAAATTAATGATGACGACTCTCTTACTAAAACAGTAGATAGCGGCCACACTCTGTTATCCTCTCTTTTAGATTCGGGTATTCCTATACCTTCTCCGTGTGGAGGCAAAGCTACTTGTAAACAGTGTAAGGTAAAAATCGTAAAAAACGCTGATCAACCTTTAGAAACAGATCACGCTACTTTTTCGAAGCAACAGCTAGAACAAGGTTGGCGTCTTTCCTGCCAAACAAAAGTTCAACATGATATGTGTTTGGAAATAGAAGAACGCTATTTAAATGCTTCTTCTTGGGAAGGTACAGTTGTTTCTAATGACAACGTAGCCACATTCATAAAAGAACTTGTTGTATCTGTTAGTCCTGAACACCCTATTCCCTTTAAACCTGGGGGATATCTACAAATTAGCGTTCCCGCTTATAAAACTAATACTTCCGATTGGAAGCCAACTATGGCTCCTGAATACTATAGTGATTGGGAACATTTTAATTTATTTGATCGGACTATAGACAATAGTCTCCTAGAACTAGATTCTGCAAATAAAGCATATTCTCTAGCCTCATATCCTGCAGAGCTTCCTCTTATTAAATTCAATATCCGTATTGCAACGCCACCTTTTATTAACAATACTCCGAATCCAGAGATTCCTTGGGGAATATGCTCATCATATATTTTTTCATTAAAACCTGGAGACAAGATTAATGTTTCGGGTCCCTATGGAGAATCTTTCATGAAAGAAAACAACCGCCCCTTGATTTTCTTAATCGGTGGTGCGGGTTCTTCATTCGGTAGAAGTCATATTTTAGATCTCTTATTAGACAAGCATTCTACAAGAGATATTACGTTATGGTACGGAGCTCGCTCTCTAAAGGAAAATATCTATCAAGAAGAGTATGAGAAATTAGAGAAGAATTTTTCCAATTTCCATTATCATTTAGTACTATCAGAACCCCTTCCTGAAGATATCGCTTCGGGTTGGGATAAGAATAACCCAGAAAAAACAAATTTCCTTTTCCGAGCTTTTGAGCTTGGTCAACTCAGTAAATTAAGTAATCCTGAAGATTATCTATATTATGTATGTGGTCCGCCGCTACACAACAGCAGTATTCTAAAATTACTCGATAACTATGGTGTAGAGCGATCTTCTATAGTCCTCGATGATTTCGGAAGCTAA
- a CDS encoding DUF687 family protein, whose protein sequence is MRVRLQNVVNHYRIIGIVNTTVFGIFLTFLSAMTTLGGLEVASSCRNSSNSSELIPIISNDHTTFYVGSLIVEPMQLAKPHIGYLVSSP, encoded by the coding sequence TTGAGAGTTCGTCTTCAGAACGTTGTCAACCACTATAGAATTATTGGAATAGTAAACACGACTGTATTTGGAATCTTTCTGACTTTTCTGTCAGCAATGACAACTTTGGGAGGTTTAGAAGTCGCTTCCTCATGTCGAAATAGTTCGAATTCTAGTGAGCTTATTCCTATTATCTCAAATGATCATACAACTTTTTATGTGGGTTCACTAATAGTCGAGCCTATGCAATTAGCCAAGCCACACATAGGCTATTTAGTTTCCTCGCCATGA
- a CDS encoding DUF687 family protein codes for MLINPRARRESYRNMRIAALCFRAFGPIVNLYTTL; via the coding sequence ATGCTAATTAATCCTCGTGCTAGAAGAGAAAGCTACCGAAATATGCGTATAGCAGCTTTGTGCTTTCGTGCTTTTGGCCCTATTGTAAACCTCTATACGACGTTATAA
- a CDS encoding FtsK/SpoIIIE family DNA translocase translates to MVRERQKSKSALFPSIPFAVRASIYLFLACFSGLSLWSFHNTQPCTQNWIGLLGWSLSSFLLYCFGAASFLIPPYFLWLSFLNIRKTPSKILHRKALAFACIPICSAILLSMFSPVQVLPHILDARLPKFILGINPPVSYLGGIPFYILYAGQSFCLKHLIGSVGTALIFSFILFFSIFYLCGGIVLIKKKILQRFLKNRFQACWRICKSILKRLTNKQNYLPKPSIRVPSAPIARNDSRKLPTPIVSLPIEKGDLFDNPNIAPQDSSEKATLFLAPHPQKRILSTFTKPQNTVQKESKITVLPQSLPPPSKRVEKSPPMDLSTLGGGNSELPQYHLLSKNDNSKPESLREELQKKGMLLQQTLESFGIDADIGNICFGPTLAAFEVQPHTGVKVQKIKALENDIALNLQASSIRIIAPIPGKAAVGIEIPNPYPQPVNFRDLLEDYQKQNHKLLVPLLLGKKANGDNFWADLATMPHLIIAGTTGSGKSVCINTIVMSLIMTTLPSDIKLVIVDPKKVELTGYSQLPHMLTPVITESRDAHSALVWLVKEMELRYEILRFLGLRNIQAFNSRERNIEVESSFDKEIPEKMPFLVGIIDELADLLLSSSQDIETPIIRLAQMARAVGIHLILATQRPSRDVITGLIKANFPSRIAFKVANKVNSQIIIDEPGAENLMGNGDMLVVSPSSFGAVRAQGAYICDEDINKVIKDLCSRFPTKYVIPSFDTYEEFVGDDSTDRDPLYNQAKTLVLQTGNASTTFLQRKLKIGYARAASLIDQLEEARIIGPSEGAKPRQILIQMPPQEG, encoded by the coding sequence ATGGTAAGAGAGCGACAGAAATCTAAATCTGCCTTATTTCCTTCAATTCCCTTCGCGGTTAGGGCGAGCATCTATTTGTTTTTGGCTTGTTTCTCAGGTCTGAGCTTATGGAGTTTTCATAATACACAGCCGTGCACGCAAAATTGGATAGGATTGCTGGGATGGTCTTTAAGTTCCTTTCTTTTATATTGCTTCGGAGCAGCATCTTTTCTTATTCCACCATATTTTTTATGGTTATCCTTTCTAAATATAAGAAAAACGCCTTCAAAGATCTTACATCGTAAAGCACTTGCATTTGCATGCATCCCTATTTGTTCGGCAATATTGCTATCGATGTTCTCTCCAGTACAAGTATTGCCCCATATTTTAGACGCCCGTCTTCCTAAATTTATTTTAGGAATTAATCCTCCTGTTTCTTACTTAGGAGGTATTCCTTTCTATATTCTTTATGCTGGACAATCTTTCTGTTTGAAGCATTTGATTGGTTCCGTAGGTACCGCTCTTATTTTTTCATTTATATTGTTCTTTTCTATTTTTTATCTCTGTGGGGGTATAGTCCTAATTAAAAAAAAAATTCTGCAAAGATTCCTCAAAAACAGATTTCAAGCCTGTTGGCGTATTTGCAAAAGCATTTTAAAAAGACTAACTAATAAGCAAAATTATCTCCCTAAACCTTCAATCAGAGTTCCTTCTGCTCCCATAGCAAGGAATGATTCAAGGAAGCTTCCGACTCCAATTGTTTCCCTACCAATAGAAAAGGGAGACTTATTTGATAACCCAAATATAGCTCCCCAAGATTCTTCAGAAAAAGCAACCCTTTTTCTAGCTCCTCATCCTCAAAAACGTATTTTATCTACATTCACAAAACCACAAAATACAGTTCAGAAAGAATCTAAGATTACCGTATTACCTCAATCCTTACCTCCACCAAGTAAGAGAGTTGAAAAATCTCCCCCTATGGATTTATCGACACTTGGAGGGGGGAATTCTGAGCTACCTCAATATCATCTCTTGAGTAAAAATGATAATTCAAAACCCGAGTCTCTTCGTGAGGAACTTCAAAAAAAAGGCATGCTTTTACAACAAACTTTAGAAAGTTTTGGAATAGATGCTGATATTGGGAATATTTGTTTTGGCCCCACGCTAGCTGCATTTGAAGTACAGCCTCATACAGGTGTAAAGGTTCAAAAAATAAAAGCTTTAGAAAATGATATAGCTTTGAATTTGCAGGCCTCAAGCATTCGTATTATCGCCCCGATTCCTGGGAAAGCTGCCGTTGGTATTGAAATTCCGAATCCCTATCCACAACCAGTAAATTTCCGCGATTTATTAGAAGATTATCAAAAACAAAATCATAAACTACTGGTTCCTCTTTTACTTGGGAAAAAGGCCAATGGCGATAACTTCTGGGCTGATTTAGCAACAATGCCTCATTTAATTATTGCGGGAACAACAGGATCAGGAAAGTCCGTTTGTATCAATACGATTGTCATGTCTCTAATCATGACAACATTACCCTCTGATATCAAACTTGTTATTGTCGATCCAAAAAAAGTAGAGCTCACTGGATATTCTCAACTACCCCATATGCTAACTCCTGTGATCACAGAATCTCGTGATGCTCATAGTGCTCTAGTCTGGCTCGTTAAAGAAATGGAACTTCGTTATGAAATTTTAAGATTTTTGGGTCTTCGAAATATTCAGGCTTTTAATTCTCGTGAACGCAATATTGAAGTAGAAAGTTCTTTTGATAAAGAAATCCCAGAAAAAATGCCTTTTCTTGTTGGTATCATCGATGAGCTTGCCGATCTCTTACTTTCTTCTTCTCAGGATATAGAAACACCTATCATTCGTTTAGCACAAATGGCAAGAGCTGTTGGCATTCATTTAATCTTAGCCACGCAAAGGCCTTCTCGTGACGTAATTACAGGATTGATTAAAGCAAACTTTCCTTCTCGCATCGCATTTAAAGTTGCTAATAAAGTGAATAGTCAAATCATTATAGATGAACCTGGAGCAGAAAATCTCATGGGGAATGGAGACATGTTAGTTGTTTCTCCTTCTTCTTTTGGAGCAGTTCGCGCTCAAGGAGCTTATATTTGCGATGAAGACATTAACAAAGTCATAAAAGATCTATGTTCCCGGTTCCCGACAAAATACGTCATTCCTTCATTTGATACTTACGAAGAATTTGTCGGTGATGATTCAACGGATAGAGATCCACTATATAATCAAGCAAAAACTCTTGTTTTACAAACAGGAAACGCTTCTACGACTTTCTTACAAAGAAAACTTAAGATTGGCTATGCTAGAGCAGCCAGTTTGATAGATCAACTTGAAGAGGCCAGAATCATTGGTCCTTCAGAAGGTGCAAAACCTCGTCAAATCTTAATACAAATGCCTCCGCAAGAAGGATAA
- a CDS encoding MBL fold metallo-hydrolase produces MEGFFPLASGSKGNCTYLGTDSCKILIDLGISKQLVTHELLSMNIYPEDIQAIFISHEHSDHISGIKSFVKTYNTTIICNLETARSLCQILDVHPTFKIFSTGTTFSFYDLKIQTFNVPHDAIDPVGFIFHYRDEKLGFCTDLGWITSWIVHELYDCDYLLIEANHDPELVRQSTRPDIYKKRVLSKLGHISNRECGELLQKILTPKIKKIYLGHLSRECNTPELALSNVSSAIENITSILPVIAESQGISDPIYFKPLVNV; encoded by the coding sequence ATGGAAGGTTTTTTCCCTTTAGCCTCGGGTTCGAAGGGGAACTGTACCTATTTGGGAACGGACTCCTGTAAAATTCTGATAGATTTAGGTATTAGCAAGCAGCTTGTAACGCATGAACTATTATCTATGAATATCTATCCCGAAGATATTCAAGCTATTTTTATTTCTCATGAGCACTCTGATCATATTTCCGGAATTAAAAGTTTTGTAAAAACATACAATACAACAATTATCTGTAACCTCGAGACTGCACGCAGTCTATGTCAGATATTGGATGTTCATCCTACTTTTAAGATTTTTTCTACAGGAACAACATTTTCCTTCTATGATTTAAAAATTCAAACTTTCAATGTTCCTCACGATGCTATAGATCCAGTAGGATTTATTTTTCATTACCGTGATGAAAAGCTGGGTTTTTGTACTGACTTAGGCTGGATAACTTCATGGATCGTTCACGAGCTTTATGATTGCGATTATTTGCTTATAGAAGCAAACCATGATCCCGAACTCGTCCGGCAATCAACGCGTCCTGATATTTATAAAAAACGCGTTCTCAGCAAACTAGGGCACATATCCAATCGTGAGTGCGGAGAATTATTACAAAAAATTCTTACTCCTAAAATTAAGAAAATCTATCTTGGTCATCTTTCTAGAGAATGCAACACTCCTGAATTAGCTCTATCCAATGTATCTTCTGCTATAGAGAATATTACATCGATTCTTCCCGTAATTGCAGAAAGCCAAGGAATTTCCGACCCCATTTACTTTAAGCCTTTAGTAAACGTATGA
- a CDS encoding SET domain-containing protein: MKLESVSSKPLYISLDHNWEESTPYSMERASQLLNFKFLPFLTFTDWKVEEKVRKLCDKVKRRHCISPLAKWLGELHKQDLITPPMPPIAVCWVNSYIGYGVFARKRIPAWTYIGEYTGMLRRRQAIWMDENDYCFRYPLSVGLWRYFTIDSGRQGNFTRFINHSDKPNVEAIGVFQNGLFHVVIRTIQVIEAGEELCYHYGPLYWKHRKKREEFIPEEE, translated from the coding sequence ATGAAATTAGAATCCGTTTCATCCAAGCCTCTATATATTTCTTTAGATCATAACTGGGAAGAGAGCACTCCCTACAGTATGGAGAGAGCCTCTCAATTACTTAATTTCAAATTTCTTCCTTTTCTTACTTTTACAGATTGGAAAGTAGAGGAAAAAGTCCGAAAATTATGTGATAAGGTTAAGAGAAGACATTGCATTTCTCCACTAGCTAAATGGCTTGGAGAACTTCATAAACAAGATCTAATCACTCCTCCCATGCCTCCTATAGCAGTATGCTGGGTAAATTCCTATATTGGTTATGGGGTTTTTGCTCGAAAAAGAATCCCCGCTTGGACATATATTGGTGAATATACTGGAATGCTTCGTCGCCGTCAGGCTATTTGGATGGATGAAAACGATTATTGTTTTCGTTATCCCCTATCTGTAGGATTATGGCGCTATTTCACTATCGATAGCGGTCGTCAAGGGAACTTTACTCGTTTTATTAATCATAGCGATAAACCTAATGTGGAGGCCATAGGCGTTTTCCAAAACGGATTATTTCATGTGGTTATTAGAACAATTCAAGTAATTGAAGCGGGCGAGGAATTATGTTATCACTACGGCCCGCTATATTGGAAACACAGGAAAAAACGAGAAGAGTTCATTCCTGAAGAGGAGTAA
- a CDS encoding YbhB/YbcL family Raf kinase inhibitor-like protein has product MQLLSPAFDYGKPIPKKYTCQGVNISPPLIFKDVSLEAKSIALIVEDPDVPKSLRADGLWTHWVVYNLSPTITELAEGASIFAVQGLNTSGKACYEGPCPPDRQHRYFFYCYALDTILPAEENVTRDQLLEVMENHVVDSAELMGTYEKS; this is encoded by the coding sequence ATGCAATTACTCTCACCAGCATTTGACTATGGAAAACCAATTCCGAAAAAATATACATGTCAAGGCGTTAACATTTCTCCACCCTTAATATTTAAAGATGTTTCTCTAGAAGCAAAAAGCATAGCATTGATCGTAGAAGATCCCGATGTGCCTAAAAGTCTACGAGCCGACGGTCTTTGGACTCACTGGGTGGTATATAACCTCTCTCCAACCATAACCGAGCTAGCAGAGGGAGCAAGTATTTTTGCTGTTCAGGGATTGAATACTTCAGGAAAAGCTTGTTATGAAGGTCCCTGCCCACCAGATAGACAACATCGCTATTTTTTCTACTGCTACGCTTTAGATACTATCTTACCAGCAGAAGAAAATGTTACCAGAGATCAGCTTCTTGAAGTGATGGAAAATCACGTTGTAGACAGTGCTGAATTAATGGGAACATACGAAAAGAGCTAA